One window from the genome of Cucumis melo cultivar AY chromosome 12, USDA_Cmelo_AY_1.0, whole genome shotgun sequence encodes:
- the LOC103502231 gene encoding AP-3 complex subunit mu isoform X2, translating to MLQCIFLLSDSGEIMLEKQLTGHRVDRSICVWFWEQSLSQGDSFKPVIASPTHYLFQVVRAGITFLACTQVEMPPLMGIEFLCRVADVLTDYLGELNEDLVKDNFVIVYELLDEMIDNGFPLTTEPNILREIIAPPNLVSKVLSVVTGNSSNVSDTVPGAIASHVPWRTTDPKYAKNEVNVDLVEEMDAILNRDGHLIKCEIYGEVQVNSHLSGLPDLTLSFTNPSILDDVRFHPCVRFRPWESHQILSFVPPDGQFKLVSYRVRKLKNTPIYVKPQFTSDAGTCRVSVLVGIRRDPGKPIDSIDVQFQLPSCVLSADLTSNYGTVNILSNKICSWTIGKMPKDKTPSMSGTLTLESGLQQLHVFPTVQVRFKIMGVVLSGLQVDKLDVKNLPNHPYKGFRALTRAGQFEVRS from the exons ATGTTGCAATGCATATTTTTGCTATCCGATTCTGG AGAGATTATGCTGGAGAAACAGCTCACTGGCCATCGTGTCGACCGATCTATATGCGTCTGGTTCTGGGAGCAATCCCTATCTCAAGGTGATTCCTTCAAG CCGGTGATTGCTTCTCCAACGCATTATCTTTTCCAAGTTGTTCGCGCTGGAATCACTTTCTTGGCCTGCACCCAAGTCGAAATGCCGCCTTTAATGGGCATTGAA TTCCTCTGCAGAGTGGCTGATGTTCTCACAGATTATCTTGGGGAGTTGAATGAAGATTTGGTCAAGGATAATTTTGTTATTGTATACGAG CTTCTGGATGAGATGATAGACAACGGTTTCCCCCTCACTACAGAACCTAACATCTTGAGAGAAATCATAGCTCCACCAAACCTTGTCAGCAAAGTATTGAGTGTGGTGACTGGTAACAGTTCGAATGTGAGCGACACCGTTCCAGGTGCAATTGCGTCTCATGTTCCATGGAGAACAACTGATCCAAAATATGCTAAAAATGAAGTTAATGTTGATCTTGTGGAGGAGATGGACGCGATTCTAAACAG GGATGGCCACCTGATCAAGTGTGAAATTTATGGTGAGGTCCAAGTAAATTCTCATCTATCTGGTCTTCCTGATTTGACTCTTTCATTTACAAACCCTTCAATCCTTGATGATGTGAGATTCCATCCTTGTGTTCGGTTTCGCCCTTGGGAATCACATCAAATCCTGTCATTTGTACCTCCTGATGGACAGTTTAAGCTCGTGAGTTACAG GGTTAGAAAGTTGAAGAATACTCCTATATATGTAAAGCCTCAGTTTACATCAGATGCAGGGACATGTCGAGTCAGTGTGTTAGTAGGAATTCGACGTGATCCTGGAAAGCCGATTGACTCAATAGATGTGCAATTTCAATTGCCCTCATGTGTTTTATCAGCTGACCTTACATCCAATTATGGAACAGTGAACATCCTATCTAATAAG ATCTGCTCTTGGACGATTGGAAAGATGCCAAAAGATAAAACCCCTTCAATGTCTGGAACATTAACACTTGAATCAGGATTACAACAGCTTCATGTATTTCCAACAGTTCAAGTGCGTTTTAAGATCATGGGTGTAGTCCTCTCTGGCCTGCAAGTAGATAAACTCGATGTGAAGAACTTGCCAAATCATCCTTACAAAGGCTTTCGGGCTCTAACACGAGCAGGACAGTTTGAAGTTAGATCATAA
- the LOC103502232 gene encoding psbP domain-containing protein 1, chloroplastic isoform X2 — MLFSISIDVAVPRRNAMALILSTCIFSNSAFAVPSVGLLEYIDTFDGYSFKYPKNWIQVRGAGADIFFRDPFVLDENLSVEFSSPSSSRYNSVQDLGPPEEAGKKVLKQYLTEFMSTRLGVRRESNILSTSSRMADDGRTYYQVEVNIKSYANNNELAVMPQDRVVRLEWDRRYLSVLGVENSRLYELRLQTPENVFVEEENELRQVMDSFRVNKVNA; from the exons ATGTTGTTCTCAATCTCAATCG ACGTTGCAGTTCCAAGGAGGAATGCAATGGCGTTGATTTTGTCCACTTGTATTTTCTCTAATTCTGCTTTCGCTGTGCCATCCGTTGGGTTATTGGAATACATTGACACTTTTGATGGGTATTCCTTCAAATACCCAAAGAATTGGATTCAAGTTCGAGGGGCGGGGGCTGACATTTTCTTCAGGGATCCCTTTGTTCTTGATGAGAATCTTTCGGTGGAGTTCTCGTCGCCGTCTTCATCTAGGTATAACAGCGTTCAGGATTTGGGACCTCCTGAAGAAGCTGGGAAGAAAGTGCTGAAGCAGTATTTGACAGAGTTCATGTCCACAAGGCTTGGAGTTAGAAGGGAATCCAACATTCTTTCTACTTCTTCCAGAATGGCTGATGATGGCAGAACTTACTACCAAGTTGAG GTAAACATAAAGTCATATGCAAACAACAATGAATTGGCAGTAATGCCACAAGATCGGGTGGTTCGTTTGGAATGGGACCGAAGATATCTTTCAGTTCTTGGAGTAGAAAACAGTCGTCTATATGAGTTGAGATTACAAACTCCAGAAAATGTATTcgtagaagaagaaaatgagtTGCGCCAAGTAATGGATTCTTTCAGAGTCAACAAAGTGAATGCATGA
- the LOC103502232 gene encoding psbP domain-containing protein 1, chloroplastic isoform X3, whose amino-acid sequence MAVILHSFLPSIQTLTSPIRQRIPSTSSTRSPIISFPKCCSQSQSNWIQVRGAGADIFFRDPFVLDENLSVEFSSPSSSRYNSVQDLGPPEEAGKKVLKQYLTEFMSTRLGVRRESNILSTSSRMADDGRTYYQVEVNIKSYANNNELAVMPQDRVVRLEWDRRYLSVLGVENSRLYELRLQTPENVFVEEENELRQVMDSFRVNKVNA is encoded by the exons ATGGCCGTAATCCTCCACTCCTTCCTACCTTCAATTCAAACACTCACTTCTCCAATTCGCCAAAGGATTCCCAGCACTTCTTCTACGCGGTCGCCTATCATTTCATTCCCCAAATGTTGTTCTCAATCTCAATCG AATTGGATTCAAGTTCGAGGGGCGGGGGCTGACATTTTCTTCAGGGATCCCTTTGTTCTTGATGAGAATCTTTCGGTGGAGTTCTCGTCGCCGTCTTCATCTAGGTATAACAGCGTTCAGGATTTGGGACCTCCTGAAGAAGCTGGGAAGAAAGTGCTGAAGCAGTATTTGACAGAGTTCATGTCCACAAGGCTTGGAGTTAGAAGGGAATCCAACATTCTTTCTACTTCTTCCAGAATGGCTGATGATGGCAGAACTTACTACCAAGTTGAG GTAAACATAAAGTCATATGCAAACAACAATGAATTGGCAGTAATGCCACAAGATCGGGTGGTTCGTTTGGAATGGGACCGAAGATATCTTTCAGTTCTTGGAGTAGAAAACAGTCGTCTATATGAGTTGAGATTACAAACTCCAGAAAATGTATTcgtagaagaagaaaatgagtTGCGCCAAGTAATGGATTCTTTCAGAGTCAACAAAGTGAATGCATGA
- the LOC103502232 gene encoding psbP domain-containing protein 1, chloroplastic isoform X1, with amino-acid sequence MAVILHSFLPSIQTLTSPIRQRIPSTSSTRSPIISFPKCCSQSQSIKDVAVPRRNAMALILSTCIFSNSAFAVPSVGLLEYIDTFDGYSFKYPKNWIQVRGAGADIFFRDPFVLDENLSVEFSSPSSSRYNSVQDLGPPEEAGKKVLKQYLTEFMSTRLGVRRESNILSTSSRMADDGRTYYQVEVNIKSYANNNELAVMPQDRVVRLEWDRRYLSVLGVENSRLYELRLQTPENVFVEEENELRQVMDSFRVNKVNA; translated from the exons ATGGCCGTAATCCTCCACTCCTTCCTACCTTCAATTCAAACACTCACTTCTCCAATTCGCCAAAGGATTCCCAGCACTTCTTCTACGCGGTCGCCTATCATTTCATTCCCCAAATGTTGTTCTCAATCTCAATCG ATTAAAGACGTTGCAGTTCCAAGGAGGAATGCAATGGCGTTGATTTTGTCCACTTGTATTTTCTCTAATTCTGCTTTCGCTGTGCCATCCGTTGGGTTATTGGAATACATTGACACTTTTGATGGGTATTCCTTCAAATACCCAAAGAATTGGATTCAAGTTCGAGGGGCGGGGGCTGACATTTTCTTCAGGGATCCCTTTGTTCTTGATGAGAATCTTTCGGTGGAGTTCTCGTCGCCGTCTTCATCTAGGTATAACAGCGTTCAGGATTTGGGACCTCCTGAAGAAGCTGGGAAGAAAGTGCTGAAGCAGTATTTGACAGAGTTCATGTCCACAAGGCTTGGAGTTAGAAGGGAATCCAACATTCTTTCTACTTCTTCCAGAATGGCTGATGATGGCAGAACTTACTACCAAGTTGAG GTAAACATAAAGTCATATGCAAACAACAATGAATTGGCAGTAATGCCACAAGATCGGGTGGTTCGTTTGGAATGGGACCGAAGATATCTTTCAGTTCTTGGAGTAGAAAACAGTCGTCTATATGAGTTGAGATTACAAACTCCAGAAAATGTATTcgtagaagaagaaaatgagtTGCGCCAAGTAATGGATTCTTTCAGAGTCAACAAAGTGAATGCATGA
- the LOC103502231 gene encoding AP-3 complex subunit mu isoform X1 yields MLQCIFLLSDSGEIMLEKQLTGHRVDRSICVWFWEQSLSQGDSFKLQPVIASPTHYLFQVVRAGITFLACTQVEMPPLMGIEFLCRVADVLTDYLGELNEDLVKDNFVIVYELLDEMIDNGFPLTTEPNILREIIAPPNLVSKVLSVVTGNSSNVSDTVPGAIASHVPWRTTDPKYAKNEVNVDLVEEMDAILNRDGHLIKCEIYGEVQVNSHLSGLPDLTLSFTNPSILDDVRFHPCVRFRPWESHQILSFVPPDGQFKLVSYRVRKLKNTPIYVKPQFTSDAGTCRVSVLVGIRRDPGKPIDSIDVQFQLPSCVLSADLTSNYGTVNILSNKICSWTIGKMPKDKTPSMSGTLTLESGLQQLHVFPTVQVRFKIMGVVLSGLQVDKLDVKNLPNHPYKGFRALTRAGQFEVRS; encoded by the exons ATGTTGCAATGCATATTTTTGCTATCCGATTCTGG AGAGATTATGCTGGAGAAACAGCTCACTGGCCATCGTGTCGACCGATCTATATGCGTCTGGTTCTGGGAGCAATCCCTATCTCAAGGTGATTCCTTCAAG CTGCAGCCGGTGATTGCTTCTCCAACGCATTATCTTTTCCAAGTTGTTCGCGCTGGAATCACTTTCTTGGCCTGCACCCAAGTCGAAATGCCGCCTTTAATGGGCATTGAA TTCCTCTGCAGAGTGGCTGATGTTCTCACAGATTATCTTGGGGAGTTGAATGAAGATTTGGTCAAGGATAATTTTGTTATTGTATACGAG CTTCTGGATGAGATGATAGACAACGGTTTCCCCCTCACTACAGAACCTAACATCTTGAGAGAAATCATAGCTCCACCAAACCTTGTCAGCAAAGTATTGAGTGTGGTGACTGGTAACAGTTCGAATGTGAGCGACACCGTTCCAGGTGCAATTGCGTCTCATGTTCCATGGAGAACAACTGATCCAAAATATGCTAAAAATGAAGTTAATGTTGATCTTGTGGAGGAGATGGACGCGATTCTAAACAG GGATGGCCACCTGATCAAGTGTGAAATTTATGGTGAGGTCCAAGTAAATTCTCATCTATCTGGTCTTCCTGATTTGACTCTTTCATTTACAAACCCTTCAATCCTTGATGATGTGAGATTCCATCCTTGTGTTCGGTTTCGCCCTTGGGAATCACATCAAATCCTGTCATTTGTACCTCCTGATGGACAGTTTAAGCTCGTGAGTTACAG GGTTAGAAAGTTGAAGAATACTCCTATATATGTAAAGCCTCAGTTTACATCAGATGCAGGGACATGTCGAGTCAGTGTGTTAGTAGGAATTCGACGTGATCCTGGAAAGCCGATTGACTCAATAGATGTGCAATTTCAATTGCCCTCATGTGTTTTATCAGCTGACCTTACATCCAATTATGGAACAGTGAACATCCTATCTAATAAG ATCTGCTCTTGGACGATTGGAAAGATGCCAAAAGATAAAACCCCTTCAATGTCTGGAACATTAACACTTGAATCAGGATTACAACAGCTTCATGTATTTCCAACAGTTCAAGTGCGTTTTAAGATCATGGGTGTAGTCCTCTCTGGCCTGCAAGTAGATAAACTCGATGTGAAGAACTTGCCAAATCATCCTTACAAAGGCTTTCGGGCTCTAACACGAGCAGGACAGTTTGAAGTTAGATCATAA
- the LOC103502231 gene encoding AP-3 complex subunit mu isoform X3, with product MPPLMGIEFLCRVADVLTDYLGELNEDLVKDNFVIVYELLDEMIDNGFPLTTEPNILREIIAPPNLVSKVLSVVTGNSSNVSDTVPGAIASHVPWRTTDPKYAKNEVNVDLVEEMDAILNRDGHLIKCEIYGEVQVNSHLSGLPDLTLSFTNPSILDDVRFHPCVRFRPWESHQILSFVPPDGQFKLVSYRVRKLKNTPIYVKPQFTSDAGTCRVSVLVGIRRDPGKPIDSIDVQFQLPSCVLSADLTSNYGTVNILSNKICSWTIGKMPKDKTPSMSGTLTLESGLQQLHVFPTVQVRFKIMGVVLSGLQVDKLDVKNLPNHPYKGFRALTRAGQFEVRS from the exons ATGCCGCCTTTAATGGGCATTGAA TTCCTCTGCAGAGTGGCTGATGTTCTCACAGATTATCTTGGGGAGTTGAATGAAGATTTGGTCAAGGATAATTTTGTTATTGTATACGAG CTTCTGGATGAGATGATAGACAACGGTTTCCCCCTCACTACAGAACCTAACATCTTGAGAGAAATCATAGCTCCACCAAACCTTGTCAGCAAAGTATTGAGTGTGGTGACTGGTAACAGTTCGAATGTGAGCGACACCGTTCCAGGTGCAATTGCGTCTCATGTTCCATGGAGAACAACTGATCCAAAATATGCTAAAAATGAAGTTAATGTTGATCTTGTGGAGGAGATGGACGCGATTCTAAACAG GGATGGCCACCTGATCAAGTGTGAAATTTATGGTGAGGTCCAAGTAAATTCTCATCTATCTGGTCTTCCTGATTTGACTCTTTCATTTACAAACCCTTCAATCCTTGATGATGTGAGATTCCATCCTTGTGTTCGGTTTCGCCCTTGGGAATCACATCAAATCCTGTCATTTGTACCTCCTGATGGACAGTTTAAGCTCGTGAGTTACAG GGTTAGAAAGTTGAAGAATACTCCTATATATGTAAAGCCTCAGTTTACATCAGATGCAGGGACATGTCGAGTCAGTGTGTTAGTAGGAATTCGACGTGATCCTGGAAAGCCGATTGACTCAATAGATGTGCAATTTCAATTGCCCTCATGTGTTTTATCAGCTGACCTTACATCCAATTATGGAACAGTGAACATCCTATCTAATAAG ATCTGCTCTTGGACGATTGGAAAGATGCCAAAAGATAAAACCCCTTCAATGTCTGGAACATTAACACTTGAATCAGGATTACAACAGCTTCATGTATTTCCAACAGTTCAAGTGCGTTTTAAGATCATGGGTGTAGTCCTCTCTGGCCTGCAAGTAGATAAACTCGATGTGAAGAACTTGCCAAATCATCCTTACAAAGGCTTTCGGGCTCTAACACGAGCAGGACAGTTTGAAGTTAGATCATAA